From the Drechmeria coniospora strain ARSEF 6962 chromosome 02, whole genome shotgun sequence genome, the window TCCGACCAGCCATAATCCGCCGTAACGCCCAACAACATCCCCAACAGCTCCCTTTCCCCAAAGACATATCACAGTCGGGGGACACGTCAGATGCCGCACAAGGGATGTTTTTCGTTAAAAAAAAAGGCATTCGATACCTTCATCTGCGGCACCACGGTTTTCAACAAGGTGTTCGATGCCTGAGACGTAGGGAGTGTTTGTGTTGGAGGAGTCGCCGCTGCGGCCTTGTGACAATGTCGGGAAGCAAATCGACAACACCGGTGCTGCAGATAGAGGAGGAGAAATGCTCGTCCATGACCCCGAAAGCTACTATCCAGCACGGATCGGGAAGACAATCCAAAGCGTGAACGCAAGTCAGCTCGCGGGGGGTGACGCTGCGCTCTGATACCTGGCTTGTCGCTGTCGACGGGTGCGGATTCAGTTGATCACCAGTTGAACTGATGTCAACTGGCGGCCAGCAACGGCCGATGGCCAGATGACTCCTCCCATAAACAGGCCAGAATCACCTTGTCGACTTCGCGTACGGCCTAGCTACGCGATAGATGGCTACCCTGCACAACTGGTGAACCACAGTATGTCGGTGAGACCGACGCTGAAGTAGCTGAATCGAGCAAGACTTGTCGCCCTACACGGGAGCGCAGGGAACATCGCGAGCTGAACTACATGCAACTACGGTGTGCAAAATTCCATAAAAATCCCATGCCGGCAAGTGCATACTGTGCCCTGGGCAACAACGTCTCAGAACAGTGGCACACACAGAGGCAGCAGCTCACTGGCTGAATGGACTCGATGAGAGCCGTTCTATTAGGCAAAGAACTAGCGATGGGATAGATGGTAGGACTAATGCTTGGACCAAATTCCAATAATGTTGCCTTCGGTGTCGATGAATCGGGCAAAATGGCCCATGTCCCCGCCGATGGCCGTCTTGGGGCTGTTGCGCCTGTCAGCTGCTGGGCTCTCGGGTTCGGCGTGAACAAGGATCGGATCGGATTGTCGCTCACCATTGCACATCACCGCCGTGTTTCTTGACcgtctcgagcgtctcgtTGCATTCGTCGACACAAAATGTCGGCAGCGCGGGGAGAACCTCCTTGTTCTGCTTGCTGTGCTTGGTCTGCTGGAAGCCGTCCTCCATGGCAAGGAAGGCGCCGTGAACGCCTCCTCGGTTGAAGAAATGCATGCTCTTGATGCCGCAGACTTTCTCAGGCATGGGCATGGACTCGCCCTGGCATTCCCAGCCGAAGACGTCGGCGTAGAGCTTCTTGGCACGGTTGATGTCGTGGACAGGGATCTCGAGCCAGCACATCTCGCCCGTCTTGTGTCGCTGCCCGAGGGGGGAAGACGGCGGTCAGCAAGGGTGGCTAACGGGGATGGGAGCGAGCATGAGTGAACGATGGGGGGTGGGTTGTCATACCGCGCTCTCAGCCATGGTCGTTGTTCTTGGCACTTGCCGTGTCGCTTCTTAGACGAACTAGAGGTTGGGAGCAGGATTTGATTTAAGGTAGAAGTGTCCTCGGTGATCCGTCTGAAGAAAGGCTGAAATCCATCTGGGCAGACACCAGCCTTATATCTTCTGCCGATGCGGTCGAGAACTGGCGGTGGCTAAGACGGCAAAAGGAGCGAGTGCCGCGTCGGCGATAGCGGCCAATGGCGAGGGCCGGCAGAAGGTGAAAGTTCCCATCTCGTTCGAGCTCCAAGACCATGGCGCTCAACGAACCCCGCAGCCATTCCCAGCAGGGCAATTAGCACGTCACAGCCATGTCATCGtgaacgaggacgacgagcggccgTGGCATGACGCACGACCAATTTCACCCACCGTGTATCCCCTTGTATCGTGCTTGACCGCCGGCAACTCGGCCGCCTTTTCCGCCAGCCATGTTCTTTCGTGCACGGGCATGGAACCGACCTGACTTGATGGGCGACGCTGGCGCGAGGGGGTTTCCCCATATTTCATTCCGTCAATTCACTGTCTGGCTAGGCACCAGCGACCGCAGCAGGGCGTCCTGGAAAGTTGACGGCGAGGCATGCCAAAGTGTTTGCGCTGTAACCCTCGGGACGGACTCGGTGCCATGAATCCATTCACGCCGCACGGCACGGCAGAGCACGGTAGCGTAATGGCACCTCTCCATCGGAGACGAGGCTGAGGCCGAGACCGACCCGATCGGTAAACTGAAAGCGGGGTGCCCTCCCAAGGCATGACGAGAACAAGTCTGGATGGCATCACTTCGTACCCCAGGCCGTCCCTATCGTGCTGGTCGAGTGGTTGGAAGGGAAATATTGAAGCAGATCACGGCCCACAGCCGCTGGGTTGGTTGGGACCAATGTGGTCAGGATGCCCTGCTCGCGCTTGTGGCAGAGTGTAGCCATCTGCGTGTCCTCGATTGCCTTGGCCGTGCATCTGTGGCCGTCAAGCGGTGGCCGAGGGAGGCCGTAGATGGATAGTTGGCAGGTTTTATGCCCAGCTGAGCCCAAGTCGCTGCAGATTTCCGTCTTTTCTGCTGCTACCTACTACTCCATACTGGCTGTGGAAATGGAAGGGGAGAGCTGCCAAGCTACCGCACTGCTTGCGACCAACTCTGGCGGCGAGAGAAGGAGCAATCTTGTaataagtgcaagtactgtgctgtacttaccgTAGGTGCATTGGGTAACTTGACATGTGtggctgtacggagtacttgtggagtacatgtacttcctCCGTATTATTGTACTGGCACTCATGGGTACTCTGAAATATACTGTATTAATTAGGTATCTAGTACATACTCGGTTCTCCGTACGAGAAATACTTGCCTGTAATTTAGAACCgtccgtaagtaagtaggtgcaagtaggtgcaagtaagtactttacaGTGCTGTACGTAGTATCCGAGACCTGCTCAGTAGCCCAGTTCATCGAccatgtatggagtactccgtaggcgtACTTGTCAGAActtaggtgtaagtacagtgtacaagtaaagTTCATTGGTACTAGTTATTTAGCAGCACTCCTACTTGTAGGTAGGTAtactacatgtaagtaaatGTCCAGGTACAGCGTACGCAGTAGTTATGACTTCGTGCACGTAAGAACGGCTGTACAGTTAGTAGTTACACCTCGCCCATGCTGGAGCTGCAAGGACGAACCGAGTACTTATCTTGTAATATTAAGTACAGGGAGCTCAACTGCTGTACCGGCACAACCTGGTCCACAATGATCCGCCCCACAAGCCAATCACGCAGGCTCCCGCTCATCGCTCAGCACCAGCTACAGCAGTTCCTGCAGTGAGACACGCCTACGAGGCGCTGTAACACTCGGTGCGGTAAGCGCATGCATTCGTTACAAGTGCTGCAGAGCAGCCATCTCTTTGTCCCTTTGTCGCGCTGTCCGGCCACCCATTCGCCTCCTAGCCAACCAACTAACTCCCTACCAGTGGTTACAGTAGCCAACTAATCCGACTAGCCTAGCCTCCTTGGCTCTATTCCTACTCTGTGCTCTCGCTTTCTTGCTCTGCTGTTCCGCTCTGCTCTTCTCTGCCATCTCTGCTCCTCCATCAGATCCAAGAAATTagctctcgtcctcgccgtacCTTCATACCCAAGTACGCACAAGCCTGGAGACGCTCTTCATCATCCCAAATTCATTACACCCTCCCAATTGCGATCGACATATCCCGACACCCGGGTTTGCGACTCACCTGGTGACCCGAATCCAAGCTGTTTCTCCCTTCATCAATCGCCCAACCATCAATTCTTCCCTCCCGGCTgtcttcctctcctcctcccctccctccctccccccctcctcctctcctcctccttcgccACCGCCCTTGCACCGAAATCCGTGTCTGGCCGCAGCAATGGCGGACTCAGTAGCAGAGACGCGACCTGCCGAGGAGACCGTGGAAGCATccgaggtcgtcgccgaggccgtaaccgacaccgtcgccgagcctGTCGTCGAGACCAAGACCGAGACCGAGACCCAGACGATCGGTGAGCCCAGCGGCAAGTCGTTGCTGGAAgagcctgccgccgccgacagcgGATTCGCCACACCCATCTCGCGCGACGAGGACCCCAATTCCAAAAAGGtcaccctcgccgacctgAGCGCCAAGGGCACCGCCCTCTACGCCCACCGGAGCTACGAGGAGGCGACCGAAATCTTCTCTAGGGCCAGCATCTTGCAGGCCGAGATCAACGGCGAGACGGCCCCCGAAAACGCCGAGATCCTCTTCCACTACGGTCGCAGCCTCTTCAAGGTCGGCCAGAGCAAGAGTGACGTCCTCGGCGgtcccgccgtcgccgacaagggTGCTGCCGCCAAGGGTGCGAGCCAGAACATCATCAAGGACGCCATCGAGGGTGCCGGGAGGAGCCtggacgagggagacgagcCCGCCGGAGGCCCGGCCCCCCCAGCCGAGACGGTGccggaggacgaggccggtgccggaaagaaggccgaggccaaggagggcGCTGTCGATGCGAAGAAGCCTCTCTTCCAATTCTCCGGTGACGAGAACTTTGACGAacccgacgatgacgacgacgacgcgcccgaggggcaggaggaggatgacgacgatcTGGCGACGGCGTTTGAGATCCTCGACCTCGCTCGCGTCTGCTACCTCAAGCAGCTTGAGAAGCTGACGCCCGAGCAAGGGAcagccgaggatgacgccgCCCCCGACCCCGAACCGTCCTCGGTCCGACACATCAAGGAGCGTCTCGCCGACACCCACGACTGCCTCGCCGAAATCTCGCTCGAGAATGAGCGCTACCCGGCCGCGATAGAAGACGGTCGCGTCTCGCTCAAGTACAAGATGGAGCTCTACCCGGAGGAGTCGGAAATTGTCGCCGAGGCTCACTACAAGctctcgctcgccctcgagttcgcctccgtcaccgtctccgacgaggaaggcAAGAATGCCAagcgcgaggccgtcgaccagCAACTCCgtgacgaggccgtcgaggagatggagCTCGCCATCAAGAGCTTCAAGCTCAAGATGCAGGGCAAGGAGGTCGACCTCGCCACCATGGCCTCGCCCGAGGACAACGACCTCGCCCGCCAGGCCATCTCCGAGATGAAggaggtcgtcgccgacatggaGCAGCGCGTGCGTTTGTCCCATCCCCCACTCCGCCGCCACCAAGCTACGTCTGCATGGCTAACATGACACCCTGAGAACCAGCTTGTCGACCTGCGCAAGGACCACATCGACGCCAGcaagctcctcggcgcctcCGAAGCCAACGCCCTCGgtggcatcctcggcgccgccctggGCGAGTCTGCCGCAGAGACGCTCGCACGCGTCCAGGAGGCGACCAAGACGGCCACCGATCTCACCGGTCTCATTCGCAAGAAGAATCCCGCCGACTCCGTTTCCACCTCGACCAACGGCAAGCGGAAAGCGGAAGACGACGTGATGCCCGCCGGGGGCGAGTCGCCCAAGAAGGCTAGggttgacgacgatggcgcgcCGCAAGAGTGAATGTGGCAAAACGGACCACACGATCGTGCAGGCTGAGGCAAGGTGTCGGCGTAGGTGGTGCGTATCTGGAATGTTCCTGGTCGCTACGAAGACAGGAACGTGTCGTTGGGCGGCACGCTCTGGAGTTGAGCAGTCTTACGGCAGGGGTCGTGTACCCTGATCGAGGGgggtgatgacgaggacgggatGGATGGCAACGAAAGTGTCGCGTGGCAAGTTGATGAGGCCATAGGCCGATTCGATCTGaccatgtacagtagatgtTCCATCGAGTCACTGGCCCAATGACGCGTGAGCAATATTGGAAAGACTTTATTGTTCGTGCTACAAATAAGGCAGCGAGCGACGTCCATGTCTGATCCATCGACAACCAGCAACGCCGATACAATGAATGAATGCATCTCTTCCCGCACAGCCGCACCGCGGTGCACGTGAACCATCCGCATTGCACCATGTCCACGTCTACATCTATAGCTTGTAGCTGCCACTCGACACCGCCTGcgtcgccttggccttgttcccgtcgacgtcggtgaTTTCGCCCTTGCGGTTGATGACCTTGACACCGCCCTTCCTGAGTTCCGCCATAGTCTCGCGCTGCGATGTTGCCCTTGAGCTACCCTTCCCGGCGGCCGCTTTCGAGCCGGCGGCATTGGCAGCGGCGGCTGGGGTCGTTGAGCCGCCAGCCTTGCGCACTCGCTCCttgtgacgacggcgacggcgggtaCGCTCCTCTCGCGAAAGCTCCTGTCGAGCGAGGGGAAGGCCGGCACGGGTGACGATCtcgcccttggccgtcgactcggcccCGGCTTTGTAGATCTCCTGGGGAGCCATCCGGCTGCtttcgccggcgacgccctgagccgtcgacggctgcgcgtcctcgatggcgacggtggcgacgtcggccacgacCGACAGCGACGGCGCCACAGGCTTGGGCTTGTAGTGCCAGCTCGACAGCGCGTCGAGGCGCGCGCAGACGGCTCGCCACATGCTCTCcacctccttctcctcccgTTGCAACTTCTCGTCCGACTGGCTGACGTACGAATCCGGATTCGCGTTCTTCACGTGCTCTTCCTCGTACACCTCGGCAAGGCCCTTGCTAGGCTTGCTATCGTCGAGCTCGATCATGCCTCGTCGAGTGCCTGCCGGTACGCCCTCGGTAtcgggccgtcggcggaggaCCTCGTCAAATTCCTGGGCGAGGATGCGGCGTTTGATGAGCTCTTCGATGCCCTCGCTTACCTCCGGTGTAATCACCGGCACCGGCTTGCCGACGTGCTCAAAGTCGAGATCTTCCTCCAGGAGAGAGTTCATCGGccggtccgccgccgccgcctcgccggaCAGCGTCCACTCGCGCTTGGCGACGGATGCCGCCTCGAGTTGGCGGATTTCCTCGGCCAGCTTGGCCTGACGACGCTCGTGTGCTGAGCGTCGCGAACGGGGGTCACCCGCGGAGAGGTCCGACTGCGCATCGTCCGAATCTTCATTttccgactcgtcgtcgaacaGATCGCGCTTcacgtcggccatggcccgCTCGACATCTTCCTCCGAAGGCTGCTCCGCTTTCTTGACCTTGGCAGGTCTTCTTGCCTTCTTGCCATTGCCAtttctcggcggcggcgcaaaGAAGTCCTTGTAGTATACTTCATTGGCGTTGAAGTCTCCGGCATCGTCTTCGACATCGTCCATGGACTCGTCCTCGCTTTCTCCTTCAGGCGCATCGAGCGCCATGTCGCCAAAGGTAggtccatcctcctcgtcctcttcatcCTCCTCTTCCGGAGGCTCGTCTTCGGCAGAAGACTTCTTGGACTTGGCGCCTGGTTTCGGAGGAGCCATTGGATCGGCGCCCCAGTCAatctcttcgtcgtcgctaGCCTGGTCGGTGGTGGGATCTCCCTTTGCGTCTTGGCTTTCGAACCATTGTGATTGTTTGTTGAAGTCGTCGATGGAGAAGAAACCATCGTTTAGGCCGTTGGGGTCTTCGACATACTCTTGTTcatccccctcctcctcttcatccccctccccctcctcttcctcttcctcttcctcctcctcttctcctAGCTCCAACTCGTCATCTTGGTCTGCGTTTTCGCCCTCGATGTCAtcaccctcctcctcctcgtcggaaAAGGCGGTCCCTAGTTCGTCTCCTTCGTCCGAGTCCTCTTCTCCTGCGAGCTCGGATCCAAGCTCGAGACTGCGGGACGCAGACTCATCGTCATCGGATCcatcggcagcagcagcaacttCCTGCCTCTCCTGCAGGTCGTCCAATGCGGCTTCCGAGAAACGCAAGACGCATCCGATAATTTTCTTGGCCTGCTGCCATACTTGGTCCGTCTCGAAGCCGTCGGTGTACACCTTTCTCAGCTTCAATACATCTCCGGCCTGGCTCAGATTCTCCCCGCATCGCTTCCTCTTTCGGCTCTCCTTGAGTATTCGCTCCTGTTCCTCGCCAACCTGCGTCGCAAAGGCATCCAGCGTATCCTTGACCAGCCTCAACGACTCCGCCGGTATCGCCGAGCTAGGTTGCAGAAAGACATGTCGGTTGGCCGGTTGCAGGGCATCCAGCAGTGAGGGCACACCCACGTGGGCGCTCGTCTCGGTGTTTGAGGACGCCATATGAGACGGCCAGGCTGTAATGGTTtgcgaggacgtcgtcggtgaTGGCGATATCACCATTGCCATGCTATGGTGCTGCCACCTCTGGTTGATTGCTCCTTTCCAACAGGGAAAGACGAAGCATCCGTCGACTTTTCTGCCGCAAGAAGGTGGGAAATTTTTTGGCCCACCGCCTTTGCCCGCCAGAAAAGGTGGGTTCCACCGACCGACCAACCGGCCGCCAAAGGAAGCAGACTCGCAGCAACCggcgtaagtacttatatgtacagagtacatgtacaagtgcctTGTTGgaacagtacggagtaatactccgtacttactccgtgcttacagtacagtagttgtacataagtaagtagttgttgtacagtacttatacttgcgtgtacaagtattaattacagtactgaagtacagctacggagtacggagtactgtgtgGTAAAACTCTTGTACTTAAGAACTCcgtaattacctacttaaGAACTCCGTAATTTCaaggtaatactccgtacagtaatactccgtacagtacacttgtaGCTCTCCATCACGTTAGTAGGCAGCATCCTCTGAAATGCGTCCTAAGATTGGTCAGACTTGTCAACCACGCAGACGACACCATTCTGACCCCGAGCGAGCATTGGCATTGATGAACTCTGTATTAAAATGTgcaccgtaagtacttggataTACTTGCAATGCTTGTAGGCCCATTGAAGTACCTTCGTCTCAAACTACGACAAGACCGGGTCACGCCATCAAACAGCCTCTGCCATCCAATGAGGGTCGGGATTGCCTCGGATTCATGTCACGCAAAGCATCGACCCGCACCATTTGGCCTTCGTATGAGCTGCACCAGGGCGCACAAGGCAGATATGGCCGCTGATGATCTAATGACGCCACCTCAGCTAGAATATGATAGGTATGACATGTTTTCAATGTGTTGGGGACTCCCTCTTTTGGAAAACTCGGAGACGGTTCCTCGTACCAAATCAGAACGCAAGGGAGCAACCCAAAAGCACTTCAGTGTCTGCAATCTAGATCAGTACCGATGCGTGCTTGTCTCTCATCAAGCATGGCGTCGACTCTGCACGATCTAGTTCCCTCTCCTACCACCTGTACTCATCAGCGTTATTTTTTGCTTCTTCTTTTTGCCCTTTCTTGTTCCGCCGTTCGCCCCGCCAGCAACGCTTTCCACGGCCTCAATGGCCTCTATCTGCATCGCCAGCTCGGCGGTGCCCAAGAGATCGTCGTCCTTCAGCCATCCGTCATCCACAGACACGGACGTCTGACATGGCTCCAGATCTGGCGACCCGGGGATCGCAGCAGTGCCCCAAACGGTTCGCTGCGTGGACGGGCTGGTCGACATGGAGGCGAGGCTGTCGAAGCCAAGTCGGCAATCCGACGAATTGGCGTCCGTCTGTCCGCCGAGAGGTTGGAAGTCCGAAAGATCAATCGTGGAAGAGGCAGGCTCCTCCAGGGACTCGACGTCGCGGCGTGTGCCCAACGTTCGCCGGATGTCGGCTGCTTCCATGCGTTCTGCTTGCTGGCGTTCGCGCTCTTCCTGGGCCGCCTTGTCGCGATTCCGTTTCCGGCGCCGATCGATTTCTCCAGAGAAGGATTCCAACGTTTCGGCCGGGACGATGTCTGTCCAGTCACACTCCAGAAAGCTGATCACGCAGCCTCGGGGAAGATGACTTAGATATTTCGCCCGCTTTCGCAACGCCTCGTCCACGACATGGCCAGTCGAGATGTGCTCGATCCTTGGCAGAAGTGTCGTCGGGAAGTTGGAAAACGCGCCGTACTTTGTTTTGAGGATGCGAATGTCGAGCGGTGACAGGTACaggtgcggcggcgagcagtAAAAGTAaaagtcggcctcggcgggcTGCTTTGACCCATTCGTATCCGGTGCCGggacggcggcttcggcgttGGCCAAGGACTCCATTCGCCCCTTTTCGGCAATCACCGCTTTCGTCGCCTTCTGGGTCCATTCGTTGTCTTGGCCAAACAAAACTTCGTCTTCCATCTCCTGCTTTGCCAACGCAGccaactcgtcgtcgaactGGCCGTTCATGTACTCGGCAGTGCCTTTCATGATTCGAGCGTAGTCCAGCACATTTGCGGCGAACTGCCAGGGGATGTCGTCCAAGTTCAacgcttctccgccgccttcCCTCGGCAAAGCCAGCGTCGAATTCGCCTTTCTGGCCATGAGTCGCAGGACCACATCGTCTCCAACGCGGGGCAGAGGCGTTTCCTGCCCCGCGTAAGAACGCACCGGTCGTGCTTCCTGCATGTAGATGCTATCCTCGCAGATTGGACATTTCTTCCAGCGTGGGCCCTTGCCCGCTttcgactcgtcgtcggtcgaggtcgagtgCATGAAGCGAATCAAGCACGGGAGACAAAAAACGTGGCCGCACTTGGCCATGCGAGGAGCGACCGGTTCCGAGAGACAAATGGGGCAGGAAGCCGACTGAGAAACGTTGGAGACGATGACCTGCAAGATGTTGGCCCAGTCAAGGTACAGATCGGCATCCGCGGCGTGATTGGCGTAGGATGCTTCGGGGGTGACGACGAATCGGTAGTTGGCATGGACATATCTCGACTTGTCGGCGGCGTGATATCCCGAGCCGGGTCCCCAGGTGGGATTGCGTCGATAGGACCTCGGCTGGTGCATCTGATCTTGAAACGACTGCGGGGGTGCGTAGGTCAGGAGGTGGGTTATGGACGTCTGGCCACGACGGCTGGATGCATTTCTAACTGCCCGCAGCTCGGCCATGTGGTCATAGTCGTCCAGGGGACGTTCCACTCTCGGGGCAGCGCCGGGCCGTCGTTGATTCTTGTGCTGCTTCCGGGATACCTGCGTCCTTCTCGGCATCGCCTGAGGGGTCGAGTGCCCCGTTTGACTCGGTCGACGAGCCGACTCGAagctggccgaggaggcgccCGCTTGGTTGGTGGAATGGCTCGAGGTCGTTGGCAGGGACTTGCCCACAGTCGTGTTTGTCGGATTCATGGCCTGGCCCGGAAGGACGGCTTCGGTGACAGCACCTGCAGGAGTCAACCGTCATGCCGAGGGAAGTCGTCCTTGGATGCGAACCTTGACGCCCACCATGCCAAAGCGATGTGGCGCGGGACGGCGCCTAGGGCGCGTCGTCGAAGGTGCAGGTACGCGAATCGACAGCGGTTTACGAAGCCGCGGGTGCGTAGTGGAAGGAAACAACGCCGGTGAGGATGGACGGAACTATAGAGGAGCCGTTTTGGAGGCAAGGAGTCCAACTGGGACGGATCCCGGGACAGGACTCGGTGGAGAATGGTAAGAGTCAgaggcgggggggggggggggcaaggAGCCGCTCCTGCTCTTGAGCTGGAAGTGGAGCAGGGGACCGGAATGCAACAACGGCAAGTCAGCAGGATCGGCACGTGATGTCGCCTTGAAGCGTCCATCAGTCGTTCGCAACTCCCTTCAAgtacgaggtcgacgacggcagcaccGGCAGCAGGGGCTAGGAGGAAAGGGATGTGACAAAGAAGCTGGCCGAAATCCAATTTTATTACCGATTTTGTTCCGACGGTTGGATGAATTCACTCAGACCGCTCGTGACGTCAATTGACGCAAACTACTTGGGCATGCCAACGCACAAGGGGTTTGGGGTTTGAGGGGTCCGCCGTCACTGAGGTGCCAGGACTCGTGACGGGGCTGCACGATCAAAAGGAAGGCCGCCAGTGGCACGATACGAGAATAGAGCCGGTGCATCTGCGCTCCTCACCTCCATtcgcgtgtacatgtatgccggtatggcgacgagcgacgatGTGATGCACCCGAGACAAGTTCGTGCACACATCAATCCGTCGTTGCAATGGCAGTCAGTACATGACAATAATGAGGTTGCGTGACGCAGGATCACGACGTCAAGTCGGCGGACTGGACGTGGGCGGATTGGGGCATGGTGGATTGGACACGGTGGGTTCCGGAAATGATCATGATATTAATTACCTAGGCATCTCGTTGCCGCCAGGCCTCCAACTGTTTTGACCAGTCTCCTTATCGCAGAATATGGGGGAATCATTTGAGACAGTAGGGAGACACCACTCGACAAGCCAAAAACAGTACTGCAAATAGCACGCCTC encodes:
- a CDS encoding Glyoxalase/bleomycin resistance protein/dioxygenase, yielding MAESARHKTGEMCWLEIPVHDINRAKKLYADVFGWECQGESMPMPEKVCGIKSMHFFNRGGVHGAFLAMEDGFQQTKHSKQNKEVLPALPTFCVDECNETLETVKKHGGDVQCPKTAIGGDMGHFARFIDTEGNIIGIWSKH
- a CDS encoding histone H1-binding protein; the encoded protein is MADSVAETRPAEETVEASEVVAEAVTDTVAEPVVETKTETETQTIGEPSGKSLLEEPAAADSGFATPISRDEDPNSKKVTLADLSAKGTALYAHRSYEEATEIFSRASILQAEINGETAPENAEILFHYGRSLFKVGQSKSDVLGGPAVADKGAAAKGASQNIIKDAIEGAGRSLDEGDEPAGGPAPPAETVPEDEAGAGKKAEAKEGAVDAKKPLFQFSGDENFDEPDDDDDDAPEGQEEDDDDLATAFEILDLARVCYLKQLEKLTPEQGTAEDDAAPDPEPSSVRHIKERLADTHDCLAEISLENERYPAAIEDGRVSLKYKMELYPEESEIVAEAHYKLSLALEFASVTVSDEEGKNAKREAVDQQLRDEAVEEMELAIKSFKLKMQGKEVDLATMASPEDNDLARQAISEMKEVVADMEQRNQLVDLRKDHIDASKLLGASEANALGGILGAALGESAAETLARVQEATKTATDLTGLIRKKNPADSVSTSTNGKRKAEDDVMPAGGESPKKARVDDDGAPQE
- a CDS encoding putative U3 snoRNP protein, yielding MASSNTETSAHVGVPSLLDALQPANRHVFLQPSSAIPAESLRLVKDTLDAFATQVGEEQERILKESRKRKRCGENLSQAGDVLKLRKVYTDGFETDQVWQQAKKIIGCVLRFSEAALDDLQERQEVAAAADGSDDDESASRSLELGSELAGEEDSDEGDELGTAFSDEEEEGDDIEGENADQDDELELGEEEEEEEEEEEGEGDEEEEGDEQEYVEDPNGLNDGFFSIDDFNKQSQWFESQDAKGDPTTDQASDDEEIDWGADPMAPPKPGAKSKKSSAEDEPPEEEDEEDEEDGPTFGDMALDAPEGESEDESMDDVEDDAGDFNANEVYYKDFFAPPPRNGNGKKARRPAKVKKAEQPSEEDVERAMADVKRDLFDDESENEDSDDAQSDLSAGDPRSRRSAHERRQAKLAEEIRQLEAASVAKREWTLSGEAAAADRPMNSLLEEDLDFEHVGKPVPVITPEVSEGIEELIKRRILAQEFDEVLRRRPDTEGVPAGTRRGMIELDDSKPSKGLAEVYEEEHVKNANPDSYVSQSDEKLQREEKEVESMWRAVCARLDALSSWHYKPKPVAPSLSVVADVATVAIEDAQPSTAQGVAGESSRMAPQEIYKAGAESTAKGEIVTRAGLPLARQELSREERTRRRRRHKERVRKAGGSTTPAAAANAAGSKAAAGKGSSRATSQRETMAELRKGGVKVINRKGEITDVDGNKAKATQAVSSGSYKL